Part of the Tolypothrix sp. PCC 7910 genome, CTCCGCAGTTATCTACTTCAATATTGATAAAGAATGCGATTGGGCATTCTATTCGGGCAGCAATCAACGCTATTCCTCTGGTTACAAAGATGGTGTACAAAATTCTGCATTTGGCTATCTGGAACCAGCAGAAATAGCCCAAAAATTTTAAATTTGATTTCATTTGCCCTTTTATAAAAGTTTAAGCGATAAATAATCCAATTTATACCAATTCTCCAAAATTTAGCAACAGATGCAAACTCGGTAATCCTTGTTATATCTGGCTTTCTTAATTTTGAATTTTGCGGAAAGTCTGAGCGGAGGTTTCCTCCGCTCATAACTTTCCAAGAGAGAATTTTGAATTTTGAATTGGTATTACTTGGATAATATTTTTATTTATCCCCTTTTCTCCCTGGAACTCCTGCCATAGTGATGGAATATTTTCTAGTTCAAAGTCTCTGCGCCGTTCAGCCTTAATCCCACCAATACTGAATTCAAAACCTGTGAAAGTCTCTCAGCGCAATAGTTAGCTGATTTTTGTGAGGTGAAAGTTCAGTTTAAGATACCTTATATTTGTGGTGTATTTCAACTCAGGTTTTTTACCTTTACAACCTATACCTGATGACATAAAGTCCTATGCCTGCAAATCGGTGCCCTAACCCAAATTGCGAATATTTTAACCGCGCCTTGCCTAACAATGCTAAGGTTTGTCCTTGGTGTTCTACTCCTTTGGCTAATTTAATTACCCCGACACCAAGTAGACCTACTACACCACAACCACCGCCGCCACCTCCACCTCCACCCATACAACCCGTAGTCAATCCACCCAACTATCAACCCCCTATTAATTATCCCAACGATTATCAACAACGGGTTAATCCCCATACTCCACCAGTACAACCTGTTTATACACCACCGCCAACAAGATTACCCATTATCAAGCTGATCCATACCACAGGTAGAGAGTTTCAATGGTCTGGGGAAGTAGGCTTTATTGGTCGCCGCAGCCAAAGTATGACAATTCCACCAGAAATTGACTTAACTGGTCTGCCTCACGAAGGTATAATCTCTCGTCGTCATGCACGAGTATATTGGGAATGGTCGCAAAATACTTACATGATTGTTGATATGAGTACAAATGGTATTTATTTAAATAACAAGCTCTTGAACCCTGGAATGCAATATAGCTTACGTAATGAAGATTCATTGCAGTTTGGTCAGGATAATCTCGTCCGATTTAGCGTTTATATTATGTTTTAAAAATGGGCGCTGGGTAAGACCAATAACAAAC contains:
- a CDS encoding FHA domain-containing protein — translated: MPANRCPNPNCEYFNRALPNNAKVCPWCSTPLANLITPTPSRPTTPQPPPPPPPPPIQPVVNPPNYQPPINYPNDYQQRVNPHTPPVQPVYTPPPTRLPIIKLIHTTGREFQWSGEVGFIGRRSQSMTIPPEIDLTGLPHEGIISRRHARVYWEWSQNTYMIVDMSTNGIYLNNKLLNPGMQYSLRNEDSLQFGQDNLVRFSVYIMF